Sequence from the Candidatus Babeliales bacterium genome:
TTACTAAAACACGATCGCCTAGGGGACGAAATTTTTGAAACATAGATTCTCCTTAAAAATTAGCTTAAAATTACATCATTTTTTATTATAAACAAAAAACAATAAAATTCAATTTTTTTTATAGCATATGACTCAGGTTATTTATAAATATAGCATATGTTTTTGTTAAAAAAGCTTTTATTTAAGCTGTTTTTTGTGGTCATATGAAAAACTTATTTTCTTATATATAAATCTTAATGCGTTGCACTCATATTATTGTATAAAGGTTTGTTATATTTTTTATCATAAATGGAGTGATCGATATATATAAATGATATGTGATAGAGTGCATAGTAATAGTTTTTTTATAGAGGAGTAATGTACATGGTACGTATTTATCCATCATTGATGGCTGCCAATCAGTTACGATTAGAAGATGAGATACGCCAATTGGAGCCATACTGTGCAGGATTTCATCTTGATGTTATGGATTATCATTTTGTTCCCAATATAACGTGGGGGGCAGGAACGATAAATGCAATTGCCAAGATAAGTCGTAAGATTATATGGCTTCATTTAATGGTTGATGATCCAATATCTTTTTATGAAACACTTTTTTTACCCGAGGGGTCTCTTGTGTCATTTCATATAGAATCAAATATTGATATTTTTTATTTTATAAAAATAATAAAAGAAAAAAAACATAGGGTTGGATTGGCAATAAAGCCAAAAACGCCCATTATTTATGTTTTTCCATTTTTAAATATAATTAATCAAGTCTTATTGATGTCGGTTGAACCAGGCTTTTCTGGGCAGTCTTTTTTAGATGAATCAATGGATCGACTTATTCAGTTAGCTGAATATCGAAAAAATCATACGATTGATTTTAAGATTGGTATTGATGGAGGAATAAATATGGATAATATTGTGAATTTAGTACAGAATGGCGCTGATGATTGTGCAATTGCTACGTCAATTTTTCATCATGAAAATCATATTGTAGCGTTAAAGCAGTTGAATAAATTAGCGGTGAAGTAATTTTTTAAGATATTTTTTTGTTGATGGTCAGATTGTAATTATGCTAGTGTTGTTGATAGTGCGATGAAAATGTTTATTTTTTTTACTTATAAAAGGAGAACTATGAAAAGATTAGCACTAGTGGGAATTGTTGTTGCTGTAATGATTGTGGGAGTTATGATTTTTAAACATCGTTTTAACACGGGAATTTTTGTTGATTTAAGTATGCAAGGATCTGATTTAATTATTGTTAATGATTCATCAGATAGTATTAGTGTTGTGTATAAAGAGGGCAATAAGGATGTTTCTCGAGTGATACAAGCAGGAGAGCAAGTAATGGGTGGAAAAGGATTCATTAGAATCTTTACTGCTAAAAAAGATGGTTCTTATGAATTGACTTATGCATTTCCTCGTCCTTCAGGAGCTGTGCATCAAGTTATGTTATCTCAAATTATAGGCTCTGCTAAAAAAGAAAACCTTGGTGATGCAGTTTTTACTAAAAAAGGCATGATTGGTGATATAAAGGTTGAATATGAAGAGGCGCGTATTCTCGAATAAATAGTAGAGAAAAAGAGCAAAAAGTAAACGTATTATATATGATATGCTTGCTTTTTGCTCTTTTTGTTAATAAATATTTACAAGAAGTTTCCCTTTAAGGATGGATGTGTCATTTCTATAATTTCTTTAACTTTTGTGTATTCATCAATTAATTTTTGGTTTTGTATTTCTTCTTTTTTCTTATTAAGAGTTTCAAATATATCTTTTTTCTTATTAAGAGTTTCAAGTACATTATTTATACTTTCTATAATTTTTGAAGATTGATCTTGTGAGATGCTTTGATTAGCATAAAAAAGCATAAGGACTATTTTTTCTAAGTTTTTTATTTTATCAGGATGATGTATACCATTTTCTATTACTGCTATAAGAGGTGTTTTATCATTTTCATTGAGTGTATCGACTTTTATGGATGATTTAATACTAGTTTGTCCAGTTATAGTTAATGGTTCGTAAATTAATGATTCGGAGATTAAGGAAGAGACCATATCAAAATCAAGATTTTTACAGGCAATATATAAAGGAGTATTGTTGTTGTTATCTTTTAGGTTGAATAAAACTTGTAAGTATTCCTTTTTATCTTCAAAACATTTGCTAATTGCTTCTAAAGTAACAATGCTATTATTTATTACGGCTAGATGAACGATTGTTTGATCTTTTGCTTCAAAGAAGGGGTTTATATCTTTGTTTAAGTTTCTTTCAAGCATAATCTTTAATAAGATTAATCCAGTCACATGTTCTGGTAAGAATTGTTTGCTATATCGTAAAGCATCTTCTATAGTATAAAGCGTTTCTTTTTTCGAAAATTTTAATTCTTTGAAAATAATAGACTTATCAGCGCTGAGCTCGTATTTCTGTGGTTCTAAAAAAAGACAATAAAGAGTATCAAACATCTTGTTAGGTCCATGCATTTTGATTAATTTAGGCAATTGATATATAGGTCTTTTTGGATAGGGTTGGTTATAGTCTGAATCCATGCTATAAGACAGATGACAGGATATAATGGTTATTATAAGTAATATATTTTTTTTCATGAAATGTCCTTTCTCTTATAAAATATAAAATTAAATATTACAGATAGGATATCATTTAAAATATACATAAGTCTAGTGTCACACTGTTTTAATTATACACTTAATTTCTTAAGAAATGGAAAAAAATTCTTTTATATGAAATAATTAAGAAATGTACTAAATCATATAAAGGATATAAGAACAATGAATTCACGAGATGTTAGAAATAAATTTATACAATTTTTTGTAAGAAATGGACATGAGTCTGTAGCGAGTTCATCATTAATTCCTGCGCAAGATCCAACACTTCTTTTTGCTAATGCGGGCATGAATCAGTTTAAGGATGTCTTTTTAGGGTTCGAAACACGTAATTATAATCGTGCAGTCAGTATTCAAAAATGCGTACGAGCTGGTGGTAAGCATAATGATTTAGATAACGTTGGCTTTACCAAGCGACATTTAACTTTTTTTGAAATGATGGGTAATTTCTCTTTTGGTGATTATTTTAAACAACAGGCAATTCGGTATGCATGGGATTTTTTAACTAAAGAAATAAATCTGGATCCTGAAGTCTTGCATGTATCAATTTTTGAAACAGATGATGAAAGTTATGCGATTTGGTTGAATGATATTAAGATTGATGAGACACGCATTCATCGTTTAGGTGCTGAGCATAATTTCTGGCAAATGGGTGATATTGGTCCTTGCGGCCCTTGTACGGAAATTTATGTTGATCGCGGTGCTTCATATGGCCATGATAACATTGCTGATTGTGGTCCTGGATGTGATTGTGATCGTTTTTTAGAAGTATGGAATCTTGTTTTTATGCAGTTTGATCGTCAACGTGATGGAGCATTAAAGCTGCTCAAACAAACTGGTGTTGATACTGGTATGGGACTTGAAAGAATATGTAGTGTTGTGCAAGGCAAAAATTCTGTGTACGGTACTGATATTTTTTCTTCAATTATTAAAAATATTGAAGATCTTTCAGGGTTATTGTATGAGCAACAAAATGATGAAAACATGGCTGCATTTCACGTAATTGCTGATCATATTCGTTCATCTACCTTTATTATTGCTGATGGTTGTGCGCCGACAAATGAAGGCCGTGGGTATGTGTTGCGCAAGATTATTCGTCGTGCGGCCTTGTTTACTCAGAAGCTAACTGATAAAAATATTTTTCCTGAATTATGTTATGGTGTTGTTGAAAATTTAGGTTCAATTTACCCAGAATTAGAGTTAAACAAAGACCTTGTATATGCAACATTAAAAAGCGAAATTGATAAATTTTCAATAAATCTTATCCGTGGTCAAGTGATTCTTGAGCGCTACTGTGAAGAAGCTAAAAATTCTAAAATTATTACCGGCCAACAAGCATTTAAATTGTATGATACTTATGGATTTCCTATTGAAATAGTTATAGCTGTAGCCCGCGAAAAAGGTTATATGGTTGACATGGATGGATTTGACCGTGAAATGAATAAACAACAAAATCAATCAGGAAAAAAAATAGCTGATTTGTTATCTCAACTTGAGGTAGGGGTAACATCAGAATTTACTGGCTATAATGAATTAGAGACATTGTCTGAAATTAGTGCTCTTGTTCTTGATGATCAACTTGTTGATAAGGTTTCTATAGGTCAAATAGCATATGTTATTGCTATGAGGTCACCATTTTTTATTGTTGGAGGAGGACAAGTTCCCGATCAAGGTTGGCTTACTATTAATGGTGTAAAAATGGCTATCACTCAGGTACGGTTTATTGGGAATGCAATTGCAGCACAAATTGTAGCTCAAACAACGATTTCTGTGGGCGATAATATTGTATCATGCGTTGATCCAATATGGCGTTCTAATGCTATGAAGAATCATACAAGTACACATTTATTACAAGCAGCACTCATTGAACTTTTTGGTAAACAAATACAACAATCAGGGTCATTGGTACATCCTGATTATTTACGTTTTGATTTTACTTATCATCGTCAATTATCTCATGAAGATATTATAAAAGTTGAAAATCTTGTGAATGAAAAAATTCGGAAGAATATTCCCGTTGTTATTGACTACTGTACGTTAAAAGAAGCTCAAAAAAAGGGTGCACTAGCATTTTTTGGTGAAAAATATAAACCTGAGCATGTTCGCGTTGTGCAAGTAGATGAATTTTCAGTTGAACTTTGTGGCGGTACACATGTGCAGGCTACTGGCGATATTGGTACGTTTAAGATTACTGAAAGTAGCGCACTTTCCGCAGGGCATCGACGTATTGTTGCAGTAACTGGTCCCGGCGCGATTAATTTATTTCAAGAAACATTTTCTCTTGTTAAAACATTATCGCAAGATTATAAAGTTAAATATGAAGAAGTTTTCGATGTTATTACTAAGCAAAAAGATCAATTAAAATTAGCGAATCATACAATTAAGGAGCTACGCCAGCAACTTATTGCTATGAATATTCCTACGTGGCTGCAATCAGTTGAGTATATCAATAAAATGCCATTTTTATATCTTATAGTGCCTGATGCTTCTGGCGAAGATATGCGTCTAATTGCTACAATGCTTGAACAAAAATTAGCAGGTTGTTATTTTATTGTAAATTCATATGATAATCACGTAACATTTTACGCAGTGGTATCGGCGGAATTTATTAATACTGTTGATATGAAACAATTTTTGGCATGGTTAAGTAATACGCAAGGACTACGTTGCGGTGGATCTAAAAATAGTATTCAAGGTGGCGGTATACTCCGTGATAAGCAGTTGAAAGATGCTATTAAGCAATGGTTGCAAAATAAATAAATATACAAACCGATAGGATGCAAGAATGAAATTTTTGATATGCGGTATATTGTTATTAGTTAGTTTCTATGGGTTATTGAATACGATGAATTTTAATCAGATGAATGATACGTCATATAAATTATCTATAGACGAAAAATTAAAAGAATTAAAGTATAAGCAATCATTGTTGTCGCTCAAGGATAAAAATGTTGGAAACAGAAATAAACAAGAAAATTCGCTATTATATCAACCAAAAAAATGTAATAATGCCCACCATTAACTTAAGGCTGTCTTTGTAAAAGTTCTTTAATAATAACAATGGCTTGATCAATTATTTGTTCTATATCAATTATATTTTCGTTGAAATTACTTAAAACATATTGTGGAACATCATTTTTATGCTGTGGTCGACCGATACCGAATCGTAAACGCATAAAGTCTTTGCCGCAGAATTCTATAATTGATCGAAGCCCATTATGTCCATGATGACTACCGCCAAATTTAAGCTCAACTTTTCCAAATGGTTTTTCTAATTCATCATGTACTACAAGTATATTTTCTGGCTTTATTCCTTGTTTAAGTAATGATGGAATAATTTTACCAGAATTATTCATAAAGGTATGTGGTTTAATAAGTGTAATTTTTTCATTCTTAAGTTTAAGCTCAGCGCTTTCATAGTCTGATTTCTTTTGCCATACTAGATTGTATTCAGATGCAAGTTTATCAAGTATGAGAAAGCCAATATTGTGACGATTGTGATAGTACTGCTTACCAGGATTACCGAGTCCTATAATAATTTTTATTGTATTATTCATGTTTTACATTGATACGTTAAATGCGTTATTATTTTTTTCGTTGATATGTGCCAATAAGTGTTGTTTGTTCAAGAATATGACCGTGCATTGCTTTTATAATTTTATCCTTATTTGTTCCTGCAGGTAAGTTAAGTTGCGTATCAAGTGCGTATAGCGTAAATTGATAGCGATGAATACCGCTTGGTGGGCAAGGGCCTCCCCATTGTTGTTTGCCATTAAAGTCCGTTGCTCCTTGCAAAAAAGAATCGTGAGAGGTGTTTTCATGTATTTGATTAGTGGTAGCGGGAATATTGAAAAGTATCCAATGAACCCACACCTTTGCCGGAGCATCGGGATCATCAACGATTAGAGTAAAACTTTTGGTATTTTGAGGTGCATTTGACCATATAAGAGCTGGAGATATATTTGCACCATCACAAGTATATTGTATAGGAATTGATTCATGATTAAGAAATGCAGGACTTATTAATTCCATTGATCCCTTGAGAGATATACAGTAAAAGACTGTAATCAAAAATAATTTTTTGAACATTATTTGATTCCTTCCAGTGTATACTTTTTTTTTGAAATAACAAATTATGCTGCTTCAGCTGGTTTTATTGGCAATTTTTTTTGTGTAATTAAAATGGTTGCGGCAATTTCTTTTGCTTTTTCTGCTAACTTTTGACCTAACGCCAGATAATATGCTTTATTAGCCATTGCGGTATACAGTTTAAGGCCAAAGCTATGCATAGTGATGTTGGGATAGAAATCAGATAAATTGTTATCAATAGAATTAAGGTTTTTGAAAGTGATAGAGTTGTTTACGATATAATCAAATTGTTGATCAACAGCAGTATTCATTTTTGTAATAAATTCATTACTCGCAATAATTTTTTCAAAGATCGGTTTTATAGATGTATATAACGAAGAAGACGCTTTTTCTGCTAGTTTTATGCGAGTGTTTTCTTTGCTCCATGATTGCTTAATAGCTTTTATTTGTGTATTTACATGATTTAATTGAGTAGTTAGACTATCAATAGACACACCTAAAGCTATCATTGATGTCAATAATGAGATAGAAAAAAGAAATATTTTAGTTTTCATTTTAATGTTCCTTTGCTTTTCTAAGCTTGATATTTTAAGAAATCCTATTTGAATGATAACAAAAATCAATCTTATTTGTCAATAATTACAAGGCGGTTAAAGTTGTTACATTCATTAATGCGCTGTTCTTCATTAGCGAGTTCTCTAAGAAGTTCTTTTTCTCTAAGCTCTAATTTTTTTAATAATAATTTAGTACCACAGAGATTTGCGCTTATAACATACCATATATTGAATAATTTGAGGGCGATTTCATTCAAGGGGGGTGTGCTATGTGCTAGTTCGCTATCAATTTTCTGATTGATAGTGTAATCTGCAGAGCTATAGGCAATATCATCAAAATGCATAAGATCGTCTACAATGCACATAGTTTGAAAATCAGTAATTTTATTAATAGAATAGTCAAATTCTTCTGATTCAAAGATTTTATTAATTATATTGACTATGTAAGATCTAGTGAGATCATATTCATCTTTTAATAAATCTTGCATGTATTTTAATGCTTTTTTGCCGACGGTAATCGTTGTATTGAGGTCTAACATTATAGCTTTTTTCTCATTAGAAATATGAGTTATTCTGCTTTGTATAGCTATTTTTACATCATTATGTTCAGCTGCTGTAGAGAGTAACGCAAAAGTTAATAGTGTTAAGAATGTCATTTGTTTAAACATAATAGCCTTAAATAATGTATATTTTAATTTTTTATTTATTCTTATTTTAGTATCCCATATCGAACAGTTGTTGTCAAACCAGTGAGGTTTGCTTGTGTTATTCACGATGTTGACTTTTAGTTAAATATAAGACATTATTTATGATATATAGATTATCATTTCCGTAGGTATTTAATAAAAATCAATAGTTTCTTTTTTGAAGGATATATCCAATGGCAACGAGTAAATCCGGTGGAAGTACCCAAAATAATCGTGAGAGTCATAGTAAACGGTTAGGTTGTAAATTATTTGATGGACATAGGGTTTTTGGTGGTGAAATTATAGTTCGCCAACGTGGAACACATATTCATCCTGGCAAGCAAGTTTTGCGTGGTGGTGATGATACATTATTTGTTACAGCGCCTGGTATAATTAAGTTTCATTACGGCCCTAAAGGTCGCAAATATGTTTCTGTTATTAGTCTAAAATAATGACACTTATTATAAATAAGTGATGAAGTGCATCGATTATAAAATTCTTGTAAAAGAATTTTAATCATGTTAAAGACAAACTATTATGAAAAAAAGATAAAAAAGGTTTGAAAAATAGTCTGCTATCAAAAGAACGGATAATGATGATTAATTTTTTAAAATATCGTACTGCAACGGCACTAACTTCTATTTGTTTAATGGTTGCATTCGGCATGGTTGCTATTTATAGACAGCAAACGCGCGGCTCAGTATATAGTTATAGTGTTGATTTTACCGGCGGAACGCAAGTTTTATTTAAGTTTGATAAAGCTGTAGATAGTGCTTATATAAAGCAAATAATTATGAATAATGGTTGGGCAAATGCTAGTGTACGCGAGTTTGGCAATAATGAAGTTTTAGTGCGTGTTCAAGAATTTGAAGGCGATATCGTTGGTCTTGGTATGCAAATGAGAGAGATCGTCCAGCAAGCAATGCCAGATATTACCGTAGAAGTACTTCAGACTGAGAGTGTTGGTGCCGGAATTGGATCTGATTTGCGTGGAAAATCATTTTATGCAGTTTTAATAGCATTGTTGTTCATGCTTGCCTATATAGCAATGCGTTTTTGGTCATTCGCATTTGCAGCTGGTGCCATTGTAGCGCTTATTCATGATGCTCTTATAATGTTGGCTCTATTTTTATTTTTTGATCGAGAAATATCAATTAATTTTATTGCGGCAATATTAACGGTTTTAGGATATTCAATTAATGACACTATCGTTATATTTTCTCAAATACGGGAATATATGCAAAAAAGAAAAGGTGAGCAATTAGATGTAATTGTTAATGATAGTCTTAATTATACATTCCGTCGAACAATGTTAACAAGTATTTCAACTGGTTTGCCTGTGCTGGTTATATTGATGTTTGGCGGAGAAGCATTACATGATTTTTCACTTGCGCTATTAATCGGAATAATTTTTGGCACTTATTCATCCGTTTATATTGCTAGCCCTATTATGATATTATTGCAATCAAAACAATAAAAGAATTGATAAAGTTATAAACTTGATATAATTATTTTGATGTGCATAATATTGAATTCATATATACATTGCTGTTGCTTGATTGCAATGATTAATATAATTGCCTATGTTTTGATATTGTTTTTTAAATTTCAACTGTACATACATTCAAGGAATAATGCATGACGAAAAGCCATCAGAGTATCTTTTGCAGGAGGTCTGAATGAAGACTCGCGATATAAAAACGGTTAATCCTGTAAATCCAACCGCAGACATCCAAGAAACAACGCAAGTTGTGACGCCACCTCAGCCTTCTTTGCCTCCAATAACACGTCAACGAACTTCAAGGGTTTCTAATAAGGCAGTATCATCACAGCAATCAGTAAAAGCGCAAACGATAGACACCGTAGAGCCGCTTGCAGTATCAGCAGAGCAGCATACTGAACAAAGTGAAAATATGTCTGAATGTAAGGATATACTGCAATCTCGAGATGATGCTAATCGTCCAGTACAGCAGCAACATCCTCAGCACTATAATAATGAAAGATCAGCATATATAAAACGACCGTTAGAGGATTTATCGCTGGCTGAGCTTGTTCAATATGCGCGACGTTATGGTATTATGGGTGCCGCAATTACAAAAAAAGAAGAACTATTACGAAAAGTTCGCTATGCTGAAGAAAATCCAAATATTGAAATGGCGGTTGAGGGCGTTCTTGAAAGATTGCCTGATGGGTTTGGTTTTTTGCGTTCAGCTTTGTATGATTATGTCTCAGGTCCCGATGATATTTATGTTTCTCCATCGCAAATTAGACGATTTGGTTTACGTACTGGTGATACCATTAAAGGTGCAATTAGAAAACCAAAAGAAGGCGAAAAATATTTTGCTTTATTAAAAGTATCTTTGGTTAATTATGCTGAACCAATGCTTATGGTTGATCGATCACATTTTGATAGTTTAAGTCCACAGCATCCTGTTGAAAAATTTAATTTAGAATTTGATCCAATGGCACTTTCTACGCGTATTCTTGATCTATTTACGCCAGTTGGTAAAGGACAACGAGGGCTTATTGTTGCTCCTCCCAAAGTTGGTAAAACATTATTGTTAAAAGAAATTGCTCGGGCAATTATTGCTAACCATCCCGAAGCGCATCTTATTGTGCTGTGTGTTGATGAGCGTCCTGAAGAAGTAGCAGATATGCGTCGTACCGTTAAAGGAACTATGGCAGAAGTTATTAGTTCAACATTTGATGAAGCGGCAGAACGACATGTTCAGGTAGCAGAAATAGTTTTAGAAAAAGCGAAACGATTAGTTGAATGTAATCGTGATGTTGTTATTTTGCTTGATTCAATTACGCGTCTTGCTCGTGCATATAACACTGTTGCTCCGGCATCAGGAAAAGTGTTAACTGGCGGAATTGATGCACATGCATTACAGCGTCCAAAAAGATTCTTTGGTGCAGCACGTGCTACAGAAGAAGCTGGTTCATTAACCATTTTGGCAACAGCGTTGGTTGAAACTGGCTCACGAATGGACGAAGTGATTTTTGAAGAGTTTAAAGGAACAGGTAATATGGAAATGAATATGACGCGTAAACTTTCTCATCGTCGTATTTTCCCTGCTTTTGATCTTTTAATTTCAGGAACACGTCGTGATGATTTATTACTTTCAGAGGAAGAGCTTAATAAAGTGTGGATTTTACAAAAATTACTTTCAAGCATGAGCACTATTGAAGGTATGGAATTTCTTATTGATAAAATGAAAAAAACAAAAACTAATGCTGAATTTTTTGAGTCTATTAATAAACGTACGACTGAAATTTAACAGCTAATTATTATAGAAAAGGATCCTCTATAAAGTAGGATCTTTTTTTATAGTCTTGTTATCATTTTGTATAAGATTTACAAAGGAATAGGTTCAATTTCTTGTAATGTCGCAAGTGCTTCAGACATACCACCCCACCAATTTGATATACGTGAACTTATTACAGATCCCAGCGCAGCGCTTCCTTGTTTTAATGTTTGGAATAAGCCACCTGATTTTTCATTTTCGTCTATAATTACTTTAGTAGCTTCTTGATACATTGCTTGAGTAACTTCTTGTTGTGATGGAGGAATTGTTTCCGAATTAGCCGCACCAGCGATTGCTAGTTGTTCATGAGGTAACGGTGGAGTAATGGTAAGCACAGCACCAGGCGTTGTAGCGTTAGTCAATGTTGCTAGTGCTGCTAAACTGCC
This genomic interval carries:
- a CDS encoding ribulose-phosphate 3-epimerase, which codes for MVRIYPSLMAANQLRLEDEIRQLEPYCAGFHLDVMDYHFVPNITWGAGTINAIAKISRKIIWLHLMVDDPISFYETLFLPEGSLVSFHIESNIDIFYFIKIIKEKKHRVGLAIKPKTPIIYVFPFLNIINQVLLMSVEPGFSGQSFLDESMDRLIQLAEYRKNHTIDFKIGIDGGINMDNIVNLVQNGADDCAIATSIFHHENHIVALKQLNKLAVK
- a CDS encoding YbhB/YbcL family Raf kinase inhibitor-like protein; translation: MFKKLFLITVFYCISLKGSMELISPAFLNHESIPIQYTCDGANISPALIWSNAPQNTKSFTLIVDDPDAPAKVWVHWILFNIPATTNQIHENTSHDSFLQGATDFNGKQQWGGPCPPSGIHRYQFTLYALDTQLNLPAGTNKDKIIKAMHGHILEQTTLIGTYQRKK
- the rpmA gene encoding 50S ribosomal protein L27 — encoded protein: MATSKSGGSTQNNRESHSKRLGCKLFDGHRVFGGEIIVRQRGTHIHPGKQVLRGGDDTLFVTAPGIIKFHYGPKGRKYVSVISLK
- the alaS gene encoding alanine--tRNA ligase, with product MNSRDVRNKFIQFFVRNGHESVASSSLIPAQDPTLLFANAGMNQFKDVFLGFETRNYNRAVSIQKCVRAGGKHNDLDNVGFTKRHLTFFEMMGNFSFGDYFKQQAIRYAWDFLTKEINLDPEVLHVSIFETDDESYAIWLNDIKIDETRIHRLGAEHNFWQMGDIGPCGPCTEIYVDRGASYGHDNIADCGPGCDCDRFLEVWNLVFMQFDRQRDGALKLLKQTGVDTGMGLERICSVVQGKNSVYGTDIFSSIIKNIEDLSGLLYEQQNDENMAAFHVIADHIRSSTFIIADGCAPTNEGRGYVLRKIIRRAALFTQKLTDKNIFPELCYGVVENLGSIYPELELNKDLVYATLKSEIDKFSINLIRGQVILERYCEEAKNSKIITGQQAFKLYDTYGFPIEIVIAVAREKGYMVDMDGFDREMNKQQNQSGKKIADLLSQLEVGVTSEFTGYNELETLSEISALVLDDQLVDKVSIGQIAYVIAMRSPFFIVGGGQVPDQGWLTINGVKMAITQVRFIGNAIAAQIVAQTTISVGDNIVSCVDPIWRSNAMKNHTSTHLLQAALIELFGKQIQQSGSLVHPDYLRFDFTYHRQLSHEDIIKVENLVNEKIRKNIPVVIDYCTLKEAQKKGALAFFGEKYKPEHVRVVQVDEFSVELCGGTHVQATGDIGTFKITESSALSAGHRRIVAVTGPGAINLFQETFSLVKTLSQDYKVKYEEVFDVITKQKDQLKLANHTIKELRQQLIAMNIPTWLQSVEYINKMPFLYLIVPDASGEDMRLIATMLEQKLAGCYFIVNSYDNHVTFYAVVSAEFINTVDMKQFLAWLSNTQGLRCGGSKNSIQGGGILRDKQLKDAIKQWLQNK
- the secF gene encoding protein translocase subunit SecF; the protein is MMINFLKYRTATALTSICLMVAFGMVAIYRQQTRGSVYSYSVDFTGGTQVLFKFDKAVDSAYIKQIIMNNGWANASVREFGNNEVLVRVQEFEGDIVGLGMQMREIVQQAMPDITVEVLQTESVGAGIGSDLRGKSFYAVLIALLFMLAYIAMRFWSFAFAAGAIVALIHDALIMLALFLFFDREISINFIAAILTVLGYSINDTIVIFSQIREYMQKRKGEQLDVIVNDSLNYTFRRTMLTSISTGLPVLVILMFGGEALHDFSLALLIGIIFGTYSSVYIASPIMILLQSKQ
- the pth gene encoding aminoacyl-tRNA hydrolase, with the translated sequence MNNTIKIIIGLGNPGKQYYHNRHNIGFLILDKLASEYNLVWQKKSDYESAELKLKNEKITLIKPHTFMNNSGKIIPSLLKQGIKPENILVVHDELEKPFGKVELKFGGSHHGHNGLRSIIEFCGKDFMRLRFGIGRPQHKNDVPQYVLSNFNENIIDIEQIIDQAIVIIKELLQRQP
- the rho gene encoding transcription termination factor Rho codes for the protein MSECKDILQSRDDANRPVQQQHPQHYNNERSAYIKRPLEDLSLAELVQYARRYGIMGAAITKKEELLRKVRYAEENPNIEMAVEGVLERLPDGFGFLRSALYDYVSGPDDIYVSPSQIRRFGLRTGDTIKGAIRKPKEGEKYFALLKVSLVNYAEPMLMVDRSHFDSLSPQHPVEKFNLEFDPMALSTRILDLFTPVGKGQRGLIVAPPKVGKTLLLKEIARAIIANHPEAHLIVLCVDERPEEVADMRRTVKGTMAEVISSTFDEAAERHVQVAEIVLEKAKRLVECNRDVVILLDSITRLARAYNTVAPASGKVLTGGIDAHALQRPKRFFGAARATEEAGSLTILATALVETGSRMDEVIFEEFKGTGNMEMNMTRKLSHRRIFPAFDLLISGTRRDDLLLSEEELNKVWILQKLLSSMSTIEGMEFLIDKMKKTKTNAEFFESINKRTTEI